The Falco peregrinus isolate bFalPer1 chromosome 9, bFalPer1.pri, whole genome shotgun sequence genome includes a window with the following:
- the P2RX3 gene encoding P2X purinoceptor 3 isoform X1, translated as MPAPRPGTRWVTSFFSYETTKSVVVKSWVVGAINRGVQLLILAYFVGWVFLHEKAYQVRDTVIESSVVTKVKGIGRYAGRVLDTADYVTPHQGTSVFVVVTKQILTENQVQGICPESEAEYRCTADHDCRGKNPATGSGLLTGRCVPYNRTLHTCEIRGWCPPEVDTVDVPVMLEAENFTLFIKNSIRFPLFGFEKANLPPPGSGGQLGRCRFHPERQPLCPILRLGDVVRLAGQDFPTLAATVSRGTRGHGRRAVGARGTEAGGVGCGGTGTRDMDLEDTGMWDMGTQRGTGCGDVICGTWGHGDVLCEDKGTWGQSHGVWGCRDVICGMGGHGNVRCGAWGWEMWGCRAMGHGDTEAWGVGMGDVGHGDTGMWDVEAQDCGTWGPETWDLGTWRHRDVRQGTWDMGMWAMGTSIQGTGTWGHGIEGTGMWGHGARGPQHVAHLPAGAGGSAGHQDRVGVRPGPCLGALPAPLLLHPPGWPRPPPGPCHRLQLQARPVLPLAGWHRAPHAHQGLRHPL; from the exons ATGCCGGCTCCGCGCCCCGGCACCCGCTGGGTGACCAGTTTCTTCTCCTACGAGACCACCAAGTCGGTGGTGGTGAAGAGCTGGGTGGTGGGGGCCATCAACCGCGGCGTGCAGCTCCTCATCCTCGCTTACTTCGTGGG CTGGGTGTTCCTCCATGAGAAAGCCTACCAGGTGCGGGACACTGTCATCGAGTCTTCGGTGGTGACCAAAGTCAAGGGCATCGGGCGCTATGCCGGTCGGGTGCTGGACACGGCCGACTACGTCACCCCCCACCAG GGCACCTCGGTGTTCGTGGTGGTCACCAAGCAGATCCTGACGGAGAACCAGGTGCAGGGCATCTGCCCAGAG AGCGAAGCCGAGTACCGCTGCACGGCCGACCATGACTGCCGGGGCAAGAACCCCGCCACAGGCAGCG GACTGCTCACGGGGCGCTGCGTCCCCTACAACCGGACCCTGCACACCTGTGAGATCCGGGGCTGGTGCCCGCCTGAGGTGGACACCGTGGATGT ACCCGTCATGCTGGAGGCCGAAAACTTCACCCTCTTCATCAAGAACAGCATCCGCTTCCCACTCTTTGGTTTTGAGAA GGCCAACCTGCCGCCTCCCGGCAgtggggggcagctgggacGGTGCCGGTTCCACCCCGAGcggcagcccctctgccccatccTGCGGCTGGGGGACGTGGTGCGCCTCGCCGGGCAGGACTTCCCCACGCTGGCCGCCACCGTGAGccgggggacacggggacatgGCAGGCGGGCTGTGGGGGCGCGGGGAACTGAGGCAGGGGGCGTGGGATGTGGGGGCACAGGGACACGGGACATGGACCTTGAGGACACAGGGATgtgggacatggggacacagagAGGCACGGGATGTGGGGATGTGATATGTGGAacatggggacatggggatgTGCTGTGTGAGGACaaggggacatggggacagagTCACGGGGtgtggggatgcagggatgtGATATGTGGGATGGGGGGACATGGGAATGTGAGATGTGGAGCATGGGGATGGGAGATGTGGGGGTGCAGGGCCATGGGCCATGGGGACACAGAGGCATGGGGCGTGGGGATGGGAGATGTGGGTCATGGGGACACGGGGATGTGGGATGTGGAGGCACAGGACTGTGGGACGTGGGGACCTGAGACATGGGATTTGGGGACATGGCGACACAGGGATGTGAGACAGGGGACATGGGACATGGGGATGTGGGCCATGGGGACATCGATACAGggcacagggacatggggacatgggATAGAGGGCACAGGGATGTGGGGACATGGGGCCAGGGGGCCGCAGCATGTGGCTCACCTGccggcgggggcaggggggagtgCTGGGCATCAAGATCGGGTGGGTGTGCGACCTGGACCGTGCCTGGGAGCACTGCCTGCCCCGCTACTCCTTCACCCGCCTGGATGGCCTcgcccgccccccggcccctgccACCGGCTACAACTTCAG GCACGCCCGGTACTACCGCTGGCAGGATGGCACCGAGCGCCGCACGCTCACCAAGGCCTTCGGCATCCGCTTTGA
- the P2RX3 gene encoding P2X purinoceptor 3 isoform X4 encodes MPAPRPGTRWVTSFFSYETTKSVVVKSWVVGAINRGVQLLILAYFVGWVFLHEKAYQVRDTVIESSVVTKVKGIGRYAGRVLDTADYVTPHQGTSVFVVVTKQILTENQVQGICPESEAEYRCTADHDCRGKNPATGSGLLTGRCVPYNRTLHTCEIRGWCPPEVDTVDVPVMLEAENFTLFIKNSIRFPLFGFEKANLPPPGSGGQLGRCRFHPERQPLCPILRLGDVVRLAGQDFPTLAATGGVLGIKIGWVCDLDRAWEHCLPRYSFTRLDGLARPPAPATGYNFRHARYYRWQDGTERRTLTKAFGIRFDVLVYGNAGKFGIIPTLINTVAAFTSISVVPAAGVPMAPTSPTECPPGALGLCSRDKQSTDSGAFSLGL; translated from the exons ATGCCGGCTCCGCGCCCCGGCACCCGCTGGGTGACCAGTTTCTTCTCCTACGAGACCACCAAGTCGGTGGTGGTGAAGAGCTGGGTGGTGGGGGCCATCAACCGCGGCGTGCAGCTCCTCATCCTCGCTTACTTCGTGGG CTGGGTGTTCCTCCATGAGAAAGCCTACCAGGTGCGGGACACTGTCATCGAGTCTTCGGTGGTGACCAAAGTCAAGGGCATCGGGCGCTATGCCGGTCGGGTGCTGGACACGGCCGACTACGTCACCCCCCACCAG GGCACCTCGGTGTTCGTGGTGGTCACCAAGCAGATCCTGACGGAGAACCAGGTGCAGGGCATCTGCCCAGAG AGCGAAGCCGAGTACCGCTGCACGGCCGACCATGACTGCCGGGGCAAGAACCCCGCCACAGGCAGCG GACTGCTCACGGGGCGCTGCGTCCCCTACAACCGGACCCTGCACACCTGTGAGATCCGGGGCTGGTGCCCGCCTGAGGTGGACACCGTGGATGT ACCCGTCATGCTGGAGGCCGAAAACTTCACCCTCTTCATCAAGAACAGCATCCGCTTCCCACTCTTTGGTTTTGAGAA GGCCAACCTGCCGCCTCCCGGCAgtggggggcagctgggacGGTGCCGGTTCCACCCCGAGcggcagcccctctgccccatccTGCGGCTGGGGGACGTGGTGCGCCTCGCCGGGCAGGACTTCCCCACGCTGGCCGCCACC gggggagtgCTGGGCATCAAGATCGGGTGGGTGTGCGACCTGGACCGTGCCTGGGAGCACTGCCTGCCCCGCTACTCCTTCACCCGCCTGGATGGCCTcgcccgccccccggcccctgccACCGGCTACAACTTCAG GCACGCCCGGTACTACCGCTGGCAGGATGGCACCGAGCGCCGCACGCTCACCAAGGCCTTCGGCATCCGCTTTGACGTCCTGGTGTACGGCAAT GCTGGGAAGTTTGGTATCATCCCCACCCTCATCAACACGGTGGCAGCTTTCACCTCCATCAGCGTG GTGCCAGCAGCCGGTGTGCCCATggcccccaccagccccacggAGTGTCCCCCTGGGGCACTGGGGCTCTGCAGCCGGGACAAGCAGTCCACCGACTCAGGGGCCTTCTCCCTCGGCCTCTAG
- the P2RX3 gene encoding P2X purinoceptor 3 isoform X3, giving the protein MPAPRPGTRWVTSFFSYETTKSVVVKSWVVGAINRGVQLLILAYFVGWVFLHEKAYQVRDTVIESSVVTKVKGIGRYAGRVLDTADYVTPHQGTSVFVVVTKQILTENQVQGICPESEAEYRCTADHDCRGKNPATGSGLLTGRCVPYNRTLHTCEIRGWCPPEVDTVDVPVMLEAENFTLFIKNSIRFPLFGFEKANLPPPGSGGQLGRCRFHPERQPLCPILRLGDVVRLAGQDFPTLAATGGVLGIKIGWVCDLDRAWEHCLPRYSFTRLDGLARPPAPATGYNFRHARYYRWQDGTERRTLTKAFGIRFDVLVYGNAGKFGIIPTLINTVAAFTSISVGTVLCDIILLNFLKGAEHYKARKFEEVPAAGVPMAPTSPTECPPGALGLCSRDKQSTDSGAFSLGL; this is encoded by the exons ATGCCGGCTCCGCGCCCCGGCACCCGCTGGGTGACCAGTTTCTTCTCCTACGAGACCACCAAGTCGGTGGTGGTGAAGAGCTGGGTGGTGGGGGCCATCAACCGCGGCGTGCAGCTCCTCATCCTCGCTTACTTCGTGGG CTGGGTGTTCCTCCATGAGAAAGCCTACCAGGTGCGGGACACTGTCATCGAGTCTTCGGTGGTGACCAAAGTCAAGGGCATCGGGCGCTATGCCGGTCGGGTGCTGGACACGGCCGACTACGTCACCCCCCACCAG GGCACCTCGGTGTTCGTGGTGGTCACCAAGCAGATCCTGACGGAGAACCAGGTGCAGGGCATCTGCCCAGAG AGCGAAGCCGAGTACCGCTGCACGGCCGACCATGACTGCCGGGGCAAGAACCCCGCCACAGGCAGCG GACTGCTCACGGGGCGCTGCGTCCCCTACAACCGGACCCTGCACACCTGTGAGATCCGGGGCTGGTGCCCGCCTGAGGTGGACACCGTGGATGT ACCCGTCATGCTGGAGGCCGAAAACTTCACCCTCTTCATCAAGAACAGCATCCGCTTCCCACTCTTTGGTTTTGAGAA GGCCAACCTGCCGCCTCCCGGCAgtggggggcagctgggacGGTGCCGGTTCCACCCCGAGcggcagcccctctgccccatccTGCGGCTGGGGGACGTGGTGCGCCTCGCCGGGCAGGACTTCCCCACGCTGGCCGCCACC gggggagtgCTGGGCATCAAGATCGGGTGGGTGTGCGACCTGGACCGTGCCTGGGAGCACTGCCTGCCCCGCTACTCCTTCACCCGCCTGGATGGCCTcgcccgccccccggcccctgccACCGGCTACAACTTCAG GCACGCCCGGTACTACCGCTGGCAGGATGGCACCGAGCGCCGCACGCTCACCAAGGCCTTCGGCATCCGCTTTGACGTCCTGGTGTACGGCAAT GCTGGGAAGTTTGGTATCATCCCCACCCTCATCAACACGGTGGCAGCTTTCACCTCCATCAGCGTG GGCACGGTGCTGTGCGATATCATCCTGCTCAACTTCCTGAAGGGAGCCGAGCACTACAAGGCCCGCAAGTTCGAGGAG GTGCCAGCAGCCGGTGTGCCCATggcccccaccagccccacggAGTGTCCCCCTGGGGCACTGGGGCTCTGCAGCCGGGACAAGCAGTCCACCGACTCAGGGGCCTTCTCCCTCGGCCTCTAG